The DNA region TGTTAAATGAAAATTAGGTAAATTGTTATCAAGTTGGTCTAGCTGTTGCTCTGATAATTCATGTAAATTGCCTTTAAATAAAGCTTTGCTAACAATTTGTGCTGTTTTTAATCCTGCTGCTTGATAAACAAATAAAGTTACTTCTTCTGCTAGTTTTTTTTGTGCAATGCGTTGTGCTGGTTCATTTTGGTGAGCTGCTTCAAGAGAAATAATTTCTTTTTCAGATAACATTGTTAAATAACGTAATAATTTCCCTGCTTCTTGGTCATCTTGGTTATAAAAGAATTGATAAAATTCATAAGGTGATGTTTTTTTTGAATCTAATCAAACTGCCCCTGATTCTGTTTTTCCAAATTTGGAACCATCATCTTTTGTTAATAAATTAATTGTCAAACCACAAGCTAAATTATCTTCTCCAATTTGTTTATAAATATAATCTGTACCCGAAGTAATATTTCCTCATTGGTCACTACCACCAGTTTGAACAGCACAATCATAATTAATATATAATTGATAAAAGTCATAAGCCTGCAATAATGTGTAAGCAAATTCAGTATATGATAAACCAACTTCAATTCTAGTTGCAATATTTTCTTTTGCTAATAAATAACTAATATTAAAATCTTTACCAACATTTCGCAAAAAATCAATCAAGGTCATTTTTTGCAATCATTCAGCATTATTAACCATTTTAACTTTTGATCCAATTAATTGTTGCATTTGATTACTAATGGTTTCAACATTATGTTTAATTGTTTTATCATCTAGCAATACCCGTTCT from Spiroplasma kunkelii CR2-3x includes:
- the tyrS gene encoding tyrosine--tRNA ligase translates to MVKNILEELRWRGLLKQVTNEAKLLKAQELKKGVYCGFDPTGDSLHVGHLIQIMLLKRFEMFGFQPIAIIGGGTGMIGDPSGKKAERVLLDDKTIKHNVETISNQMQQLIGSKVKMVNNAEWLQKMTLIDFLRNVGKDFNISYLLAKENIATRIEVGLSYTEFAYTLLQAYDFYQLYINYDCAVQTGGSDQWGNITSGTDYIYKQIGEDNLACGLTINLLTKDDGSKFGKTESGAVWLDSKKTSPYEFYQFFYNQDDQEAGKLLRYLTMLSEKEIISLEAAHQNEPAQRIAQKKLAEEVTLFVYQAAGLKTAQIVSKALFKGNLHELSEQQLDQLDNNLPNFHLTNLNLPLLDLLVQAHIVSSKREGHEFLEQGAITINGQIVKEKTWLVAKDKFLFDKYLIIRRGKRKYHLIYLTTNKK